One genomic region from Clarias gariepinus isolate MV-2021 ecotype Netherlands chromosome 20, CGAR_prim_01v2, whole genome shotgun sequence encodes:
- the LOC128508188 gene encoding annexin A5-like, with product MAGRGTIKPQSGFNANADAETLFKAMKGFGTDEKTILQLLTARSNAQRQQIKTAYKTLHGKDLAVELKSELGGHFETLILALLDTPTMYDVKCLKQAIKGAGTCEKVLIHILASRTCSEIQAINAAYKQEYGKTLEEDVVGDTSGHFKELLVVLLQASRQQGVQEANVESDAKALFEAGEKKFGTDEEKFVTILGNRSAEHLRRVFTEYTKLSGFQIEESIKKETSGHLKELMLAVVKCAKSVPAYLAECLYYAMKGAGTDDKTLIEIMVSRSEIDILDIRAEFRRMFATSLYKMIKGDTSGDYGKTLLLLCGGDDA from the exons ATG GCTGGAAGAGGAACCATCAAGCCTCAAAGCGGATTCAACGCCAACGCTGATGCCGAGACTCTTTTCAAGGCCATGAAAGGATTCG GCACTGATGAAAAAACCATTCTGCAGCTGCTGACGGCTCGCAGTAACGCTCAGCGCCAGCAGATCAAGACTGCCTACAAAACCCTGCACGGCAAG GATTTGGCGGTGGAACTGAAGTCAGAGCTGGGAGGACACTTTGAGACATTGATTTTGGCACTGTTGGACACTCCAACAATGTATGATGTAAAGTGTCTGAAGCAAGCCATtaag GGTGCAGGAACATGTGAAAAGGTTTTGATTCACATCCTGGCTTCAAGAACCTGCAGTGAGATTCAAGCGATCAATGCTGCCTACAAGCAGG agtaTGGTAAAACCCTGGAAGAGGACGTGGTTGGTGACACCAGTGGACACTTCAAGGAGCTGCTGGTTGTTTTGCTGCAG gCGAGCAGACAGCAGGGTGTGCAAGAGGCCAACGTAGAGAGTGATGCAAAG gcCCTCTTTGAAGCAGGAGAAAAGAAGTTTGGTACAGATGAAGAAAAATTTGTCACCATTTTGGGGAACCGCAGCGCTGAACATCTCAGGAGAG TGTTTACTGAGTATACGAAACTGTCTGGATTCCAGATTGAAGAAAGTATTAAGAAAGAAACCAGTGGCCACCTAAAAGAACTAATGCTGGCTGTTG TAAAGTGTGCCAAAAGCGTTCCTGCCTATTTAGCTGAGTGTCTGTATTATGCAATGAAG GGCGCAGGGACTGACGATAAGACGCTGATAGAGATCATGGTGTCCCGTAGTGAAATAGACATTCTGGACATACGAGCGGAGTTCAGGAGGATGTTTGCCACTTCTCTGTACAAAATGATTAAG GGTGATACCTCTGGTGATTATGGTAAAACCCTTCTTCTGTTGTGTGGCGGCGATGATGCGTAA
- the LOC128508185 gene encoding annexin A5-like isoform X1, with the protein MAGRGTIKPQSGFNANADADALFKAMKGFGTDEKTILQLLTSRSNAQRQQIKAAFKTLHGKDLAAELKSELGGHFETVILALLETPTMYDVKCLKHAIKGAGTCEKVLIHILASRTCSEIQAINAAYKQEYGKSLEQDVTGEVSGHFKELLVVLLQANRQQGVQEANVQSDAKALFEAGEKKFGTDEDTFVTILGNRSAEHLRRVFTEYTKLSGFQIEESIKKETSGHLEELMLAVVKCAKSVPAYLAECLYYAMKGAGTDDKTLIEIMVSRSEIDMLDIRAEFRKMYSTSLYKMIKDDIAGDYEKTLLLLCGGDDA; encoded by the exons ATG GCTGGAAGAGGAACCATCAAGCCTCAGAGCGGATTCAACGCCAATGCTGACGCCGACGCTCTTTTCAAGGCCATGAAAGGATTCG GCACTGATGAAAAAACCATTCTGCAGCTGCTGACGTCTCGCAGTAACGCTCAGCGCCAGCAGATCAAGGCCGCCTTCAAGACCCTGCATGGCAAG GACTTGGCAGCAGAACTGAAGTCAGAGTTGGGAGGACACTTTGAGACTGTGATTTTGGCACTATTGGAGACTCCTACAATGTATGATGTGAAGTGCCTGAAGCATGCAATTAAG GGAGCAGGAACATGTGAAAAGGTTTTGATTCACATCCTGGCTTCAAGAACCTGCAGTGAGATTCAAGCGATCAATGCTGCCTACAAGCAGG agTATGGTAAAAGCCTGGAGCAGGATGTGACTGGTGAGGTCAGTGGACACTTCAAGGAGCTGCTGGTTGTCCTGCTGCAG GCAAACAGACAGCAGGGTGTGCAAGAGGCCAATGTACAGAGTGATGCAAAG gctctCTTTGAAGCAGGAGAAAAGAAGTTTGGTACAGATGAAGATACATTTGTCACCATTTTGGGGAACCGCAGCGCTGAACATCTCAGGAGAG TGTTTACTGAGTATACGAAACTGTCTGGATTCCAGATTGAAGAAAGTATTAAGAAAGAAACCAGTGGCCACCTGGAAGAACTGATGTTGGCTGTGG TAAAGTGTGCCAAAAGTGTTCCTGCCTATTTAGCTGAGTGCCTGTATTACGCAATGAAG GGTGCAGGGACTGATGATAAGACGCTGATCGAGATCATGGTGTCCCGCAGTGAAATCGACATGCTGGACATACGAGCGGAGTTCAGGAAGATGTATTCCACTTCACTGTACAAAATGATTAAG GATGATATCGCTGGTGATTATGAAAAAACCCTTCTTCTGTTGTGTGGCGGCGATGATGCGTAA
- the LOC128508185 gene encoding annexin A5-like isoform X2, with translation MAGRGTIKPQSGFNANADADALFKAMKGFGTDEKTILQLLTSRSNAQRQQIKAAFKTLHGKDLAAELKSELGGHFETVILALLETPTMYDVKCLKHAIKGAGTCEKVLIHILASRTCSEIQAINAAYKQEYGKSLEQDVTGEVSGHFKELLVVLLQANRQQGVQEANVQSDAKALFEAGEKKFGTDEDTFVTILGNRSAEHLRRVFTEYTKLSGFQIEESIKKETSGHLEELMLAVVKCAKSVPAYLAECLYYAMKGAGTDDKTLIEIMVSRSEIDMLDIRAEFRKMYSTSLYKMIKDDIAGDYEKTLLLLCGGDDA, from the exons GCTGGAAGAGGAACCATCAAGCCTCAGAGCGGATTCAACGCCAATGCTGACGCCGACGCTCTTTTCAAGGCCATGAAAGGATTCG GCACTGATGAAAAAACCATTCTGCAGCTGCTGACGTCTCGCAGTAACGCTCAGCGCCAGCAGATCAAGGCCGCCTTCAAGACCCTGCATGGCAAG GACTTGGCAGCAGAACTGAAGTCAGAGTTGGGAGGACACTTTGAGACTGTGATTTTGGCACTATTGGAGACTCCTACAATGTATGATGTGAAGTGCCTGAAGCATGCAATTAAG GGAGCAGGAACATGTGAAAAGGTTTTGATTCACATCCTGGCTTCAAGAACCTGCAGTGAGATTCAAGCGATCAATGCTGCCTACAAGCAGG agTATGGTAAAAGCCTGGAGCAGGATGTGACTGGTGAGGTCAGTGGACACTTCAAGGAGCTGCTGGTTGTCCTGCTGCAG GCAAACAGACAGCAGGGTGTGCAAGAGGCCAATGTACAGAGTGATGCAAAG gctctCTTTGAAGCAGGAGAAAAGAAGTTTGGTACAGATGAAGATACATTTGTCACCATTTTGGGGAACCGCAGCGCTGAACATCTCAGGAGAG TGTTTACTGAGTATACGAAACTGTCTGGATTCCAGATTGAAGAAAGTATTAAGAAAGAAACCAGTGGCCACCTGGAAGAACTGATGTTGGCTGTGG TAAAGTGTGCCAAAAGTGTTCCTGCCTATTTAGCTGAGTGCCTGTATTACGCAATGAAG GGTGCAGGGACTGATGATAAGACGCTGATCGAGATCATGGTGTCCCGCAGTGAAATCGACATGCTGGACATACGAGCGGAGTTCAGGAAGATGTATTCCACTTCACTGTACAAAATGATTAAG GATGATATCGCTGGTGATTATGAAAAAACCCTTCTTCTGTTGTGTGGCGGCGATGATGCGTAA